The sequence below is a genomic window from Euwallacea fornicatus isolate EFF26 chromosome 1, ASM4011564v1, whole genome shotgun sequence.
ATTTTCAACTCAATtatctattttattttgatttctaaACTACATCGAGCAGGGACACCTTCCTTTCCAACACGAAGTGTCGCAAGTGGATTAAAGtcgttttttcattgtttcctTTCCACCTAGAAGAGCCGTACCTTGATTGAGTACTTTTTAAAGGGACAGGACATTCCAATTTACATTTGGTATGAGAGCTACCCCACCCACAGCGGGGAGGGATATGAGGGGCGCGTTGCCCGCGTCAACCCCGATTCGAATTATGGCGCAGCCTCGCTCAATCTCACCAACATCCGAGAATCCGATAAAGGATGGTAAGCTTTCTGTACCTTCGAGAAACGAAGGCGTAACTCAATTTTCTATCCAGGTACGAATGTAAAGTGGTATTCCTCAACCGTTCCCCGAACCAACACAAGAACGGCACCTGGTTCCATTTGGACGTCCACGCGTCCCCCAGATTTGTGGTCACCCCTGAGGACATTATCTACGTGAACTTGGGGGATGCTATTATTCTCAACTGTCAGGCGGAAGGCACCCCCACACCAGAGATTCTTTGGTATAAAGATGCCAATCCCGTTGATTTGTCCTCTACATTAGGTAATGAAAAGTTTCACTTACTGTGTCTAGAAATTGATTACTGTCGATTCGGCAGTATTGGAACAATAGGACCTGTCAGGTTTTGACAAAccttaatattaaaagaaaaataattgagcTGATATGAGCTACTTAATTTCTGTGCATATTTCACGAACCTTTCAAAGTGATGGAGGATAGGAGTTAGTATAGCTCTTCCAGATTTGGCTTCGTTGAAACATTGTTTTTGCTAAAATTGCGAGTtacgaaaaatactaaaaattgaagttttgccCAATTAAATTAAGGCCACAGTTTTATCACGTGAAAGAAACGAGTTTCtataattatgtaaaattagGCCAGAAATAGGTTAAATAATATGTATCGAAGGAGTAGATAATGAAGGCCATCGTTCCCTAAACGCGAGTGAGAGggtaaatttttcagttctttttAAAACCATCATGAACGAAATAGTGCCTTATCGTGTATTTCAAGTTGACTCGATTTTCTGTGGAATAAACTTGTGAATGATTCCGAAATGGTTGGAATACTGGTCCAATTAAGCATCTTTTTAGGATCTAAGTCAACCAAATTTTACCGCTCAGGGAAGATACTCACATCGTCCCCATTCAAAAGCTCTGTTAAGGGTCGACTTTGAGCCCTGTTTCTTGAGCAAAATTTATCTTTAAGCCACGTCATTTCGCGATTTTCCACTATCTTCACGGAATATTTCTGCGGAAATATTCCCTATCAGATTAAATAGTTGTCTCTGAGTTCAGGTTAGTATAAAGGCGTCTGATTCACAAAGAAGTGTTCGTTTTAAGGGAAAGCCATGAGGGAATTTCGGTCGACGTTGCGGTCATATCTCGAAGGGAACAATCGAAGTCTTTCTGCCGATAAAGGGTTTAGAGCAACAGATATTTCCCTTCCCTTAATCAGGTCATTATTGTCCTTTTCAGGGATATTCAACGATGGAACTGAATTACGCATATCGAACATTCGGCACGAGGACATCGGCGACTACACTTGCATAGCTCGGAATGGAGAGGGCCAGACTTCTCACTCTGCGAGGGTTATTATAGCTGGAGGTGCTGTCATTATGGTACCGCCGACTAACAAAACCGCCCAGGAGGGAGAGAAAGTGAGCTTTTAAAAGTATGAAAGTCCCTATTTTACGCATTAAACTCGTAGGTTCAATTCAAATGCGAAGCAAAAGCACAACCTGGAAATGTAACTGTAAAGTGGTTTCGAGAGGGGGCTCCAGTGAAGGAATTAGCAGCCCTGGAAACGAGAGTGTCAGTGAGAAAAGATGGGTCTTTGGTAATTAATCCAGTTATTCCCGAGGACTCTGGACAGTATCTGTGTGAAGTGAGCAATGGTATTGGAGAACCCCAAAGCGCTTCGGCCTATTTAGATGTTGAATGCAagtctaaattaaaaaactacatCATCCACTTCAATTAATCCTTCATTAGACCCCGCCAGAGTCACGTTCACCCCTACAGTTCAGTACCTGCCCTTTCGTCTGGCAGGGGTGATTCAGTGCTACATCAAAGCCAATCCCCCCATGCAGTACGTCACCTGGACCAAGGACAAGCGAGTACTAGAGCcatatcaaattaaagatgTCGTTGTCATGAACAATGGATCTCTGCTATTCACCAGGGTCAATGAAAACCATCAAGTTTGTAATGCCACGCAGCATAATTGCAGCGGATTAAATTGGGGTTTTAATAGGGTCAATACACTTGTACTCCGTACAATGCTCATGGGACTAAAGGGAGTTCTGGTCAGATGGAGGTTTTAGTGAAAAAACCTCCAGTGTTTACTGTGCAACCTGAGCCCATGTACCAGAAGAAGGTAGGGGAGACTGTGGAGATGCATTGTGAAGCGATGGGAGCGGAGGATACACAGAAACCTGCTATACAGTGGCAGAGAAGAGATGGTGAGAGCGAAAACTCGTTTTAGTCACAAAGATGCCTTTCACTTTGAAATTTAGCTAATTTACCTCTTGATTGGTATAGCATTTTTATGATTCCATTCATGTTTTCtatgaatttgttttaatgtttttttataaactttgcTTCGTTTCTgtcattaaaaagaaaaacatttcctGAGTTGAATAATACTGAAAATGTACTGTCTCAATTCAGGAACTCCTCTTCCGAAGAACCGGGCCAAAATCGTAGGAGGAAACATCACCATCGAAAGCCTGCGCAGGTCAGATTTCGGCTTCTACCAATGCGTAGCCACCAATGAAGTAGCAACCATAGTCCTGTCCACTCAACTGGTTGTGGAGGGTACTCAACCGCACGCCCCCTACAATTTAACCGGATCCGCCACTGAATTTAGCGTCACTCTTAGCTGGATGCCTGGTAAGATTGCCTAACAaatctcgaatttttttttgtaaaaaaattgcttttgcaGGGTACAGTGGGGGCCCGGATTATAAGCAAGAATACACCTTATGGTACCGAGAATCAGGTACTTCTGAATGGGCCACAATTCCGGTGACTCCTTCTGGAAGCACTCAAGTGACCATAAACAGGCTTGCACCTGGGACCATCTACGAGTTCCAAGTGGTGGGCAAGAATGCCCTTGGTGATGGAATGATGAGCAAGATTTTCACCATTAGGACTTTAGGTGAACTTTGTTGGCTGTATTAGACTTGCGACTTTAATGATGTCTTTCTTGCATAGATGTGGGATTATTCGTTACCACCACTCCTTCACCACAAAACCCCAGCGAGAATTCGGGTAAGAGCTGCAGTGGAACGAGCATCAGGCGatgtttatttttgcattttcgtAGGTCCAAAACCTGGTGCTCCAAGAAATTTGACTGTAACTGAAGTAGATCATGGTTTCCTGATCACATGGATGTCACCCCTTGAACCCAAAGTGGACATTCATCACTATGTGATTAAGTATAGGACTGATGGGCCCTGGAAGACCCTGAACAAGGCTCAAATTAGGCCCGAAGATACTCATTATTTAGGTATTCATTTTCCTTGCAAACGTGGCTGttgtaacaattaaatttgatgtcATTAGTGAAAAATCTAGTTGGAGGTCGTACATATTACTTTCGCATCTTCGCCCATGGTACCCAAAGCTACGAGGGTAGCGaagaagtgaaattttcagtGCCTGCACGTGTGAAGCACAAGGTACTTTTTGCCCCTATAATTCCTTATTACATGCCTGAAAACGTTTGTCAATTTCAGGCCATAACTGCCGGAGTAGTGGGAGGAATTCTCTTCTTTATAGTCGCCATTATTCTGTCCGTGTGCGCCGTTAAGATATGCAACAAGAGGAAGCGACGGAAACAAGAAAAAGGTAAGGCAGAGAGGTCGGCGATaaggtgttttgtcatgtaaTATATTACCTTTTTTAAGGGTAAAGTTCCGAAAtcaatttcagttaaaatcGGACACTAACTTCTGTTTTCTTCTTTCAAACCGTAAGCTCTCTCTAAAATGTATGTATTCTTTAGGTAAAGCTAAACAGTCGCTATTTATAGCTTGTTCGATTATTGTCATTTTATAGCTTTCAttttgaaatcggccagttcatCAATCATTGCACAATACACGCGATAACATTACTTTAAGTCCACTTTTAGAGCACACAAATTGTGCAGCAACTACTCCAATAAACAACTAAGTGAGctaataataatacataatCTAATTCTAATTTggacattttattaaaatatttacacttaTCGATTTTCGGAAACACGTAATTATCCGATTTTTGTTAAGTGTTGGCAACGTTGCGCTTATCATTTGTCTTTACTGATCGATATGAAAGTttaagaaaagttaaaaacttAGTGACATATGATGGAATTTGTCTTTTCGATGGTTTTGGGTAAAGTCGTTAAtatagtttttcgaaataaagaaACCCATAATTACACAAATTTTGACTGCTGCTATTATGGTTTATTCATATAACTGACAACGTCAGTCttagtttttgttttcattaattggACATCACCTGGTATTATGACAGGCAAACAAGGTTATGAGGTGATGTGGAAAATGTAAGGTTCCAAACCTTTTTAGATTGAAGGTTTCCCGGACATGTTCTTTCTAGAGATTTATGAAAATCTTTAAGAACTTTTTCTTAgagtttaaatgttttattttcaaaacttaagacttttttaaagattttctaAAGCTTTGCAATGTCTGTAGTCGGAACGTATCCATCTTTTTGTTGGTAAATCTTCAAACCTCAAGAATCTTGTAACTTTCTAAGAATGAGAAATTTGCATCTTGAGTTTACAACAAGagtttcaaaaaagttgaaagaaaTTCAAGAAATCATTTACACacattttctatatattttaaaacattttataaattctttttttcgcttaattgcacaaaataaaattaaaaaaaataaagtttcgcATCAGACTTTCAAAGTTGCCAGTCTTGTGTCTGGGCCTTTTTGTGCTTTCGCTCATATCTTCCTTGGTTAAAGAGCAATGCACTATTTTATTCGAACGTcaacaatttctataaataccaatttaaaaaaattaatcgtaTAATGGTCTATTTTTTCCCTCAAATACAGCTTGATACGCCTCTGTTTTCAATCGATCAAACTGCTAATTTGGATCTAAATAAAATAGATGTACATAAGCAACATTTTCCATGGAAGTTAGTAACAGtagagttatttttcaaaagtaaTAATATGCAAAAACTCAAGTTGTTAGAATTACTTctaacaattaataaaacattttacaaacTAGATTGATACGTCTTTGGACTTGAAAACAAATTGCTGGAAGCAGGAAATATTCCAACCCGGATAAAGTACGCATAATGCGCTTCTGGCTTTAAGCTGTTAAAATTCCCAAATTTCATGGATATAATGGATACGTACAAAGAACGTATTCCATTAAAGTTAGTGGCGCAGACgcttaaaaaaactgacaagGCTTACTTGCTACGCCTCTGCGTTTAAGGCTATCAAGTTACTCGATATAATAGGTATGTAAGAATGACATATCCTATTCAAATCAGTGGTATAAtgagtattttttaatctcaaaaTAGGTTGGTGTTTTCGGACAAACAATTACAtgattaaacaaaatatcccGTTATAGTCGTTGgcgttgtaaatttttttaggggTTATCcctcatttaaatttcttcgaATTTCGGTtggtttccgagatcccaatCGTGATAATCGAATTTGAAACGCCCTATATGCAGGGTGACAATTTTGCCTCACCAAGcagaatatatattttctttaacattcCAAATATTGCCAATATCTTTGATGGACGATACTCAGCATCGTTAGGCATACCACGAGTCTCTATTTACACTGGTTCTCTTCCTCCAactttggtggtatttactaagtTGTTTTATCATGCTTTATAGGTTTTCTTGATGGTTGGTGATCTTTCCAGTGACGCCAAGTTGGAGGTACTGCAATGTCAAACGTTGCCGATTGGCGAAAATATACCTTATCCGAAAATTGGCGGTTTcggatatatacagggtgttgaaagtaaaaattgtaaataatttttttgccattattcTGAGAACATCTATACTCTGTCTTACGaagataaaatattcatttacaTAAATGCATGTTACATTCATGTGTTTCACTCAAgacgaaaatattgaaaaggatCGTAGTCAGACCACTATTACactgaaaaagttttaaacaaGCACGTTTAATAGATTATATTTCTCAATGATTATTAAAACTAACACCTACTGCACGAAAAAAGGCATTATCagctatttttaattagtgtCCACCTTTTAATGTTTGCAATAAACACTCTTTATTCAAAATGAAACGAGTTCAACCCTGTGAAACGCCATCGCCCTTTTGAAATATCGGTCGTTCGGACGGCACAACCAACCAATCAGGGCCGACCAGCCTAAAGATCATACGTTTGGTTTGTTTAAATGGCTATTTTATATTCACAAGACGGACTATAGGTTCGGcacttgaatatttaaaaaattatattttgcagTTCATGAATAAGGTACGTGTTGCAATTTCCGAGTTGCTAATAGAGGGCGCCGCTTACAGccaatttcacaaaatttacatttaatcactttttattttgtatgtcTAATGCGAAATTTGAAAGAGcaatcatttttccattaattgtGTATTATTATGTCATTTCCATATCTCGATCCGTATTCGAGAAAAATCTGTTTAACGaagattatatttaaattttataatttataataatttattagcaacgcaaaaattgcaaaacgtACCTTATTTCTCAGCTAAAAAACATataactttacaaattttcaagtgttCAACTCAGgtattttcagaataatggcgaaaaaatgaattaaaattaaactttcgacactgtatgtacagggtgtccctgaAGTTACCGTACaacatttgataaaaaattatttaaccaaaaataagaCGTGCTACTCAAACTTATGCCCAATGTTGCCTCGTTTTGCTTCTACAGGgcgtcaaatttctcaaatgaCTATAGTTTTTgctaaatcatttttaaaccactttattaattttcactaatttcggaactaaaactaataatacGTAAATTGGCGTGTTTTGACCCAAGGGGAATCTCTGTTTAATGCGcgaaaatgtggaaaagaCGCATGAtccattaacaaaaatttgtatttttattacttcctGTATGACggacttaaattttttttggcaCTAACTGGttttactttgaaatttttcgtctcttgtaaaattttcggtAGACATAGggtttttctacaaaaaatgatCTATGATACCTcacaattcattattgttgcgaaaacaatgttaaaaaaaggcTGATACGAGGCCCAAAGcacagatttatttttttaaccaaatttattcAGGTATTCAGAAAAACAGTCAACATATTGAACATTTGGTACAAAAATTACACTATCCtggtaattaattaaaatgaaaacgtttttaatattttcgttcTGACTAGACAACACTGATGAGTCGCAAGTTatcgcaaataatttttttgcagaaaaactGTATGCCTGACGAAAATTTTGCacgagacaaaaaagttttaacatAAAGTCGACTAGCGgtagaaaaaaaagtaagttaTTCGTACAAGGGACAACAAGAATTCAAGcttttatttgcaaatcacgcgtaattttttatattttctcacttaaaaaaaaatcatcttgcgtcaaaacacgtcaatttatGAAGTAActctaagtaaaaaaattggggaaaatcgataaaagcaTTTAGCAATTATTCCGAAAAACATAGGATGTAGATTTGTCTAGAACGTCCTACCTTTGGTTGACGAATTTTTGTTCAAGCGTTGTATAGTCATTTCAggctcaccctgtacatccAAAACTGCTTTCGGATACGGTATATTCTCGccaatcgtctccatttgacCCGTAGAATCTCCAGCTTTCGGCCCATTGTCAACGAATCACCTTGCATATGACCATTATTTGAACTGTAATAGAGCTAGGTAGTAAATTAATGAGTGAACAACTTTAATACTTCCATTTACATGGCACTTTCTAGAGCTTCGTAGCTTACTTTTGATAAGCACTAACCTCCATAAGAAAAAGTGGTTGGAACCTCAAGAGATAAtgtatttttcgattttttttcagcgtACAACATGGTAGCCTGTAGAATATCCGATGCCCGTAACGGAAGCGGAGCCACCGAAAGTCAAGTGCCTTTGAAAAAGTAAGTTTCCTTTGCACGTCTTCATCTCTTattctaacctgaactaacctagcTGGTTTTGATTCAACTGAAATCTAAAAGGATAGTGAAGTTCTGTTATGGTATTATTTAGCTTTAATCGGTGACACGCGATTTGCATTAATAGAGGCAAATTTTCCGAGCCAGTTTTTCCTTGTAGGACGGTTGAATCCGAGTCCTACCGTGATTACGAGAGCGTGTTTATAATTCCCGGGACAAGCGTTGACACGAACCGTAAGCTGCACTTTTATAGATCTCGTTCATATTTGCGATAACTTCTTTAAAAATCTATATCCAAGCTAATCCAGAGTTATCGCAATTCGACAACGAGATTTCTTAGGGATACGTAGAGTCGCCGCATATAGAGTTTTTGAGTCTTGAACAAACTaaacgaaaagaaaatgttctaTATCTGGTGACTTTGGTGTGCTTCATTTGTTCCTGGAATGCATAGATCAGATCTTAGGATCTGTACTTAATGTGTTCTGTGCATTAGCTCATTACTGTCACTACTTTATCCTGTAATACGCGTTGGGTTAGCAGTcctcaattaattttttttctctttctgaCCTCTTCAACTTTCTCCGTTTTTTGACCTAACTAAACGCGTGTTATGTTGCATCAACCGTCATCAGTTTCTGATCGGTCACGTGTGATTCTTGCCGCCCCTCGTGTGGACTTCCGCCCCCCAGGAGGAAATCAGGTGAAGGATTGCAACCCGGCCGCCACTGAGAGCACTCAACACTCAAGCACATGTATTAGCTCTATTTCTATTTGATTCTTGCACTCGTTTTTAATTGATCGATGCTACTACAGTTGCTGGCACTCGTTTCTTTATATGGTAAATTCACGTCATGTGCCCCATAAACACTTTCCCGATTCCTTTGTTCCTCATCCCGAACTACCGAATCCAGGCCTTTTGCAGGAATTGTTATTCATTTAGTTAcgcaaattttgttttttttttacgagtaGGATACGtgtttaattcaataaatcgTCGGATATTTGCAGATacaaactaaaattttcatgCAACAAAAATGTCGTGCAGCTCTAAGTTGTCTCTCCCACCCCAccgttaattttttacaatttattattattttaaaatttaaaagcatcattaaataagacaaaaaaatactaaCTTGTACcgtttgttgatttttttaaacattgctTACGTCAGCGGTAGTATAAAATggcggatttttttaaattggaatattAGCCAAGGCTCAcctcaaattattattatttttttacatacaatggtttattgcaattcaaaatctattgattaatttttgagaagaggtccaaatttagtaaaaatacaacacaaactcagttaaataatgaaaaacttatttgttgaAAGGATATtagtttgtttttgattttgtgctcataaacagtctttggttatttttatttatttttcttatccttttttttgtttaaccaaAGACCGTTTGTaaacacaaaatcgaaaataatccaATTTCCTATCATAAAACAagcttttccattatttatgtgttatttaactgagtttgtattgcattcttcataaaatttttgactaactgacaaattttgaatcgtaacacaatttttaatgtagtttttcaTTTGGGGAATCACTTGACTGATCACTtgaagataaataaattataatttgttaataactGGGGGAGGGGgatttagagccgcacgaTATACCACTCTGTAGGTGAACCAACGGAAACAGAGTATTAACATTACGGTTGTCAGGCAGTTTTATCTCTCCTCCAAAACATGCTTCGCCACTAGTTTTGAAACCAGGAAAAGTTCAATGCTTTACTTTCATTTCACTGCAAGTTGTCATTGATATTTACAACTACAGGGtgatttattaacaatgaGATAATCGCAAGCTGAAGATACTAAGAGTCAAACGGTGACGATTGGAGAAAATGTACCTTATGCGAAAGTTTATAGTTTtagatatacagagtgtccctgAAATAACCATACAACGTTTGAACAAGAATTCGTCAACCGAAAATAACACGTTCTAGACAAACTTACATTCTATGTTTTTTCGAACTAATTGCTAATCTGGAACCTTTGACTAAACACTGTACGGTAATCTcaggaacaccctgtgtgtaCAGGGcgttgaaagttaaaattttacgtaaatatttgccattattcagaaaatttgTAGGTTAGATACTTGGAAATTtatagttatatttttttttggtggcAAATAAGATACATATTACAATTTACGCATTGCCAACAATCGCCAAAAATCGTCaccaaaaaaaacataattttacaaatttttaagtgtttaaCCTAGATATTTTCAGAACACTGGCAAAAaagttcattcaaattttaacttccaacaccctgtatatatctgGAACTATCAATTTTCACAGAAGGCATATTTTCTGCAATTGTCACCATTTGACCTGTAGTACCTCCAACTTTTGCTTGTTCCATTGTTAATGAATCACCCTATATGTTTACAAAACCTCAGAGACATGGAGGCTTGTATTTTATTCATCAAAATTTCGGgctttaagaatttttcacTGCCCTTAAAGATAaactacgccactgatttcaTTTGATGTTAACCTTGTAATTGCATTATTTCTCGCTCTGAAATTCACAAATTCATTTACAACAAATTCAGTGAGGTAGTGACTTCCATTTCCCAAGGAATTAAATCCTGAAAGCATATGCAAGCAGCTAGTTAGGCCAGAAAGATCTTCttttaatcttaaaattacCGACTTcatttaccaaaaatttcaTAGGCGTACTAGTTCGAATTTTGCGAAGAACTGAATGGTGACATCTTATGCCATCAACATATTGTTTTTCAATGGTTTAGTTCTTCTTAGAGTGAAGCCAAATTAATGGTTTTATGTGATATTGAAGCTGAAAAGATCTTTTTTCTTCCATGAAATTGACTTTATCTAGGAAAAGTCCAAGACGTAGTTTTCGTCGTCTTACGAGGAATTGAATAAAGACGCTGTGCTATGCTGATCAACATATTTACCTTTAAGGATTTTTAGCTGCTTTTGAAGACAAACTACCCCAATAATATTAAAGTCAGCCAGAAGCTCTTCCTCCCTTAAAATTCTCTagtacaatttaataaaattcaggGTTGTATATTGCAAGCAAATTATGTCACGGATTTTATGCGATGTTAAAGCTGCGAGAAATCTGATTTTCCCTTGTAAACGAGGAatgtatttgcaaaaaaagagAGGGTGCTGACCTTCAACCGACgaagaataaatataaattcctATGGAAGCACCCTAATTAACGcatacattttaaagatattgtTTGCAGTTTTCAATGCTGAACAACgtcgttgatttttttacattaaagcAGGAAAGAGCAGCTTTTCTCTTGAAATTCATGACTGAAAAATCTGGAAGCGTAACGATCCCTATTTTTCGAGTAATTAGCAGTAAATCGTGACACGAACAAGGAACAGatcgattttaaatagtttttaatagtttttagaGACATATTACATCACTAATTTTATGTGATGTCACTGCTAACTATACCGTTGTTCTCCTGtgaaattgattgatttagttaggaaaaaatcaaaggcGTAGTGGCTCCGATCTACGTGatcatttattaaagaaatgcttcaaaaatattgtttttagtgtttttagaAAACCCTACGTTAGtgattttatattatattagaGGAAGagagattttttcattttttaaattatcaacaAAATCACACGCGAAACAGTTAGGTTTTGTGGGAACTTACATCAATGATACTTTGTTCAAACACGCACACTGAATTTTAGCATTTCGTAACTGTTTTCAAAGGAAAACTACGGCTCTCACCTCATACGATGATAAAGCCACTAGAATTCTTTTTCGTTCCTGCAAATTGACAActtcatttacaaaaaattgatgctttgaattttttaaagaattaaaacctgaaaaaatattcctttt
It includes:
- the tutl gene encoding protein turtle isoform X5, with product MGMRTHPRASPSDYSAKSSSHRPRPAAPPLLVIFTLLAVPTFLFQSSSVSANSANNENNSNAPGSGQGGGYQDAVHITAILGESVVFNCQVEFPEGHPVPYVLQWEKKGQDIPIYIWYESYPTHSGEGYEGRVARVNPDSNYGAASLNLTNIRESDKGWYECKVVFLNRSPNQHKNGTWFHLDVHASPRFVVTPEDIIYVNLGDAIILNCQAEGTPTPEILWYKDANPVDLSSTLGIFNDGTELRISNIRHEDIGDYTCIARNGEGQTSHSARVIIAGGAVIMVPPTNKTAQEGEKVQFKCEAKAQPGNVTVKWFREGAPVKELAALETRVSVRKDGSLVINPVIPEDSGQYLCEVSNGIGEPQSASAYLDVEYPARVTFTPTVQYLPFRLAGVIQCYIKANPPMQYVTWTKDKRVLEPYQIKDVVVMNNGSLLFTRVNENHQGQYTCTPYNAHGTKGSSGQMEVLVKKPPVFTVQPEPMYQKKVGETVEMHCEAMGAEDTQKPAIQWQRRDGTPLPKNRAKIVGGNITIESLRRSDFGFYQCVATNEVATIVLSTQLVVEGTQPHAPYNLTGSATEFSVTLSWMPGYSGGPDYKQEYTLWYRESGTSEWATIPVTPSGSTQVTINRLAPGTIYEFQVVGKNALGDGMMSKIFTIRTLDVGLFVTTTPSPQNPSENSGPKPGAPRNLTVTEVDHGFLITWMSPLEPKVDIHHYVIKYRTDGPWKTLNKAQIRPEDTHYLVKNLVGGRTYYFRIFAHGTQSYEGSEEVKFSVPARVKHKAITAGVVGGILFFIVAIILSVCAVKICNKRKRRKQEKAYNMVACRISDARNGSGATESQVPLKKLRKGGIPGLSIVAFVLNWIWPKDRCRSGSLSSLTWHPDYLQTGSTSKSLGRISRAADGRFILVNPHDLRPSTPSNSSSSDDGGFLPSRKLVNRASWRRPLVGYPSQLSLRTDASGQSAIPTAYFIENPHRIHPTLQFVPTFYTTPKFQSSSPTNSSGLLLSPWTPMYFSDLSSVRYPSSGERSYPTPPGFLQLRTMHERYSQELPPLRAIHEEHQGFVPVQPLLDSPRPVVIRPRSSRLLMPRHARLARSAPELDHLDRSPESRSSSSGFGSKNTSSQQNQSSHSGSTFMDWRLPPYRPPPPPPLLPPPPPLMRHWLELASSSPTASDHIFHKVDVGSVDGHYEFDPSTPTPTPSTPTGSRDIDLVDSIQRKSFPIRSRYDNIDARVQAMKEEFNEFRKRQASRRRELESAC
- the tutl gene encoding protein turtle isoform X3 codes for the protein MGMRTHPRASPSDYSAKSSSHRPRPAAPPLLVIFTLLAVPTFLFQSSSVSANSANNENNSNAPGSGQGGGYQDAVHITAILGESVVFNCQVEFPEGHPVPYVLQWEKKVGDTGQDIPIYIWYESYPTHSGEGYEGRVARVNPDSNYGAASLNLTNIRESDKGWYECKVVFLNRSPNQHKNGTWFHLDVHASPRFVVTPEDIIYVNLGDAIILNCQAEGTPTPEILWYKDANPVDLSSTLGIFNDGTELRISNIRHEDIGDYTCIARNGEGQTSHSARVIIAGGAVIMVPPTNKTAQEGEKVQFKCEAKAQPGNVTVKWFREGAPVKELAALETRVSVRKDGSLVINPVIPEDSGQYLCEVSNGIGEPQSASAYLDVEYPARVTFTPTVQYLPFRLAGVIQCYIKANPPMQYVTWTKDKRVLEPYQIKDVVVMNNGSLLFTRVNENHQGQYTCTPYNAHGTKGSSGQMEVLVKKPPVFTVQPEPMYQKKVGETVEMHCEAMGAEDTQKPAIQWQRRDGTPLPKNRAKIVGGNITIESLRRSDFGFYQCVATNEVATIVLSTQLVVEGTQPHAPYNLTGSATEFSVTLSWMPGYSGGPDYKQEYTLWYRESGTSEWATIPVTPSGSTQVTINRLAPGTIYEFQVVGKNALGDGMMSKIFTIRTLDVGLFVTTTPSPQNPSENSGPKPGAPRNLTVTEVDHGFLITWMSPLEPKVDIHHYVIKYRTDGPWKTLNKAQIRPEDTHYLVKNLVGGRTYYFRIFAHGTQSYEGSEEVKFSVPARVKHKAITAGVVGGILFFIVAIILSVCAVKICNKRKRRKQEKAYNMVACRISDARNGSGATESQVPLKKLRKGGIPGLSIVAFVLNWIWPKDRCRSGSLSSLTWHPDYLQTGSTSKSLGRISRAADGRFILVNPHDLRPSTPSNSSSSDDGGFLPSRKLVNRASWRRPLVGYPSQLSLRTDASGQSAIPTAYFIENPHRIHPTLQFVPTFYTTPKFQSSSPTNSSGLLLSPWTPMYFSDLSSVRYPSSGERSYPTPPGFLQLRTMHERYSQELPPLRAIHEEHQGFVPVQPLLDSPRPVVIRPRSSRLLMPRHARLARSAPELDHLDRSPESRSSSSGFGSKNTSSQQNQSSHSGSTFMDWRLPPYRPPPPPPLLPPPPPLMRHWLELASSSPTASDHIFHKVDVGSVDGHYEFDPSTPTPTPSTPTGSRDIDLVDSIQRKSFPIRSRYDNIDARVQAMKEEFNEFRKRQASRRRELESAC